A single window of Streptomyces aquilus DNA harbors:
- a CDS encoding MFS transporter, which yields MTDVLRRGRASLAFSFFAQGVAFALLVTRIPAIQDRYGISDALLPAFLAAVPVLAGVGSVTTEKLVKRIPPSRLLRWAQPVVLLALLGVGAGDATVELAIALAAFGLAVGALDASMNMLGVSLQRAYGRSIMLSFHAVFSLGGIVGASLAWVGAHWDLALFVSYLPVVAVLLPAAFVGSRWYVDSDDPGPVEAQAGGGGDGVVFKALLPLCLVMTFAYIGDSTVSNWSAKYLEDVLGSSEQLATVPYNVYMVTTLIGRGLGDFGVRRFGAVTVVRVGAVVAALGFAVVAVAPGAWVGMLGFTLLGLGLCVLVPQTFAAAGRLFPAASDAAVARLNVFNYVGFLVGSPLVGALGDAWSYRGAMLVPMVLVLVTLVYARSFAAQPDRYGGGHERPRTADVGRGSNGL from the coding sequence ATGACAGATGTGCTGCGGCGCGGTAGGGCCTCGTTGGCGTTCAGCTTCTTCGCGCAGGGGGTGGCCTTCGCTCTGCTCGTGACGCGGATTCCGGCGATTCAGGACCGGTACGGGATCTCCGACGCGCTGCTGCCGGCCTTCCTGGCCGCCGTGCCGGTGCTGGCCGGGGTCGGGAGCGTGACCACCGAGAAGCTGGTGAAGCGCATACCGCCGAGCCGGCTGCTGCGGTGGGCCCAGCCGGTCGTGCTGCTGGCGCTGCTCGGGGTCGGGGCGGGGGACGCGACGGTCGAGCTGGCGATCGCGCTGGCCGCGTTCGGCCTCGCTGTCGGTGCGCTGGACGCCTCGATGAACATGCTCGGGGTCAGTCTGCAGCGGGCGTACGGGCGCAGCATCATGCTCAGCTTCCATGCCGTGTTCAGCCTCGGCGGGATCGTGGGGGCGTCGCTGGCGTGGGTGGGGGCGCACTGGGATCTGGCGTTGTTCGTGTCGTATCTGCCGGTCGTGGCCGTGCTGCTGCCGGCCGCGTTCGTCGGGAGTCGGTGGTACGTCGACAGCGATGATCCCGGGCCGGTGGAGGCGCAGGCCGGCGGCGGCGGGGACGGTGTGGTCTTCAAGGCGTTGCTGCCGCTGTGTCTGGTGATGACCTTCGCGTACATCGGGGACTCGACGGTCTCCAACTGGAGTGCGAAGTATCTGGAGGACGTGCTCGGGAGCAGTGAGCAGTTGGCGACCGTGCCGTACAACGTCTACATGGTCACCACCCTGATCGGGCGGGGGCTCGGGGACTTCGGGGTGCGGCGGTTCGGGGCGGTGACCGTGGTGCGGGTGGGGGCCGTGGTGGCCGCGCTCGGGTTCGCGGTGGTGGCTGTGGCGCCCGGGGCGTGGGTCGGGATGCTCGGGTTCACGTTGCTGGGGCTGGGGCTGTGTGTGCTGGTGCCGCAGACCTTCGCGGCGGCCGGGCGGCTGTTCCCGGCGGCGTCCGATGCGGCGGTCGCGCGGCTCAATGTATTCAACTATGTCGGGTTTTTGGTCGGTTCGCCGTTGGTGGGGGCGCTCGGTGACGCGTGGAGTTATCGCGGGGCGATGCTGGTGCCGATGGTGTTGGTGCTGGTGACGCTGGTGTACGCCCGGTCGTTCGCCGCTCAACCGGACCGATACGGTGGCGGGCATGAGCGGCCGCGCACAGCTGATGTGGGACGAGGCAGTAACGGGCTATGA
- a CDS encoding acetoin utilization protein AcuC, with translation MSGRAQLMWDEAVTGYDFGPEHPMDPVRLALTRSLVSAFGLDRDVDVVAAKPAGESTLRLVHREDYIEAVKAASENPGAADGAYGIGTLDDPAFAGMHEVSAMIAGQSVGAAEAVWHGDALHAVNFAGGLHHAMPGGASGFCIYNDASLAIARLLELGAERVAYVDVDVHHGDGVQAAFWEDPRVLTISLHEHPRTLFPQTGWAEETGADGAAEGSAVNVALPAGTGDAGWLRAFHAVVPELLADFRPQVLVTQHGADTHFEDPLAHLAVSLDAQRAVQVACHELAHSCADGRWVALGGGGYAVVDVVPRSWTHLVGIAAGRELAPESVIPESWRQEVFARTRQLGPMRMTDGRWPVSWADWEAGYDPADRLDQAVLATRRAVFPLRGLLA, from the coding sequence ATGAGCGGCCGCGCACAGCTGATGTGGGACGAGGCAGTAACGGGCTATGACTTCGGTCCGGAGCATCCGATGGATCCGGTCCGGCTTGCGCTGACCCGGAGCCTGGTGAGTGCCTTCGGGCTGGACCGGGACGTGGACGTCGTCGCCGCGAAGCCGGCCGGGGAGTCGACGCTGCGGCTGGTGCACCGGGAGGACTACATCGAGGCCGTGAAGGCGGCTTCGGAGAATCCCGGGGCGGCGGACGGGGCGTACGGGATCGGGACGCTGGATGATCCCGCCTTCGCCGGGATGCACGAGGTGTCCGCGATGATCGCCGGGCAGTCGGTGGGGGCGGCGGAGGCGGTGTGGCACGGGGACGCGCTGCACGCGGTGAACTTCGCAGGTGGGCTGCATCATGCGATGCCCGGGGGTGCGTCGGGGTTCTGTATCTACAACGATGCTTCGCTGGCGATCGCGCGGCTGCTGGAGCTGGGGGCCGAGCGGGTCGCGTACGTGGATGTCGATGTGCATCACGGGGACGGGGTGCAGGCGGCGTTCTGGGAGGATCCGCGGGTTCTGACGATTTCGCTGCACGAGCATCCTCGGACGTTGTTTCCGCAGACCGGGTGGGCTGAGGAGACCGGGGCGGACGGGGCCGCGGAGGGGAGCGCGGTGAATGTCGCGTTGCCTGCGGGGACCGGGGATGCGGGGTGGTTGCGGGCGTTTCATGCGGTGGTGCCGGAGCTGCTTGCCGATTTTCGGCCGCAGGTGTTGGTGACGCAGCACGGGGCGGATACGCACTTCGAGGATCCGTTGGCTCATCTTGCGGTGTCGTTGGATGCGCAGCGGGCTGTGCAGGTGGCGTGTCATGAGCTGGCGCACTCTTGTGCCGACGGGCGGTGGGTCGCGTTGGGCGGGGGCGGGTATGCGGTCGTGGACGTCGTGCCTCGGTCGTGGACGCATCTGGTGGGGATCGCGGCGGGGCGGGAGTTGGCGCCGGAGAGTGTGATTCCTGAGAGTTGGCGGCAGGAAGTGTTCGCTCGGACGCGGCAGTTGGGGCCGATGCGGATGACTGATGGGCGGTGGCCGGTGTCTTGGGCCGACTGGGAGGCGGGGTACGACCCGGCTGACCGGCTGG